A window from Leptothermofonsia sichuanensis E412 encodes these proteins:
- a CDS encoding DUF928 domain-containing protein — translation MATLPTGIVRGILWSLVVAIAPLGNHFTPSAYPLLPAHAGQVNQEYPDFGDFPRGSRPGGTRGGCPASPAAFQVLLFQRQEGQVISGQPPFFWYMSASTTTPARFMLVDLQDSRTVVEQLIEAPKAGFLRTTLPENVELLPGRKYLWSITLVCNSTRPSQNLVAQGQIQRVPVPSDLARQLATATSDRQRAQIYARQGFWYDALAAIAAAQDANPQDPSIREEMLTLLERMGQTWVANRERR, via the coding sequence ATGGCTACTCTTCCGACAGGGATCGTGCGGGGAATTTTATGGTCTCTGGTAGTTGCGATCGCCCCCCTGGGCAATCATTTCACCCCTTCTGCCTATCCGTTACTCCCCGCTCACGCCGGGCAGGTGAATCAGGAGTACCCAGATTTCGGCGATTTTCCACGGGGAAGTCGTCCAGGCGGCACACGGGGAGGCTGTCCGGCGTCTCCCGCTGCATTCCAGGTTTTGCTATTTCAACGGCAAGAAGGGCAGGTCATCTCTGGTCAGCCTCCGTTTTTCTGGTATATGTCTGCCAGCACAACGACACCAGCCCGATTTATGCTGGTGGATTTACAGGACTCCAGGACCGTGGTTGAACAACTGATCGAAGCTCCGAAGGCTGGCTTCCTCCGAACCACCCTGCCTGAGAATGTAGAATTGCTTCCAGGACGCAAATATCTCTGGTCGATTACACTGGTTTGCAATTCGACACGGCCTTCTCAAAACCTGGTAGCTCAGGGACAAATTCAACGGGTTCCCGTCCCATCCGATCTAGCCCGGCAACTGGCAACCGCCACCTCCGACCGCCAGCGTGCCCAGATCTATGCCAGACAGGGGTTCTGGTATGATGCGCTGGCTGCGATCGCGGCGGCACAGGATGCCAATCCCCAGGATCCCTCAATTCGAGAAGAAATGCTCACACTCCTGGAACGCATGGGACAGACCTGGGTAGCCAACCGGGAGCGGCGATAG
- a CDS encoding CHASE2 domain-containing protein: protein MSEDRHQPFRWKTIRQQLWTCRVVWLASPILAVCVMALRLTGGLQAVEWAVLDQFFRWRPLEPPDPRIVIVGIRESDLQTLGFPVPDQFLAQALEKIHRQQPRAIGLDILRDMPVEPGHTDLKRVFETMPNLVGVYTVGDGEQEAIAPPPALQRRGLVGFINLLPDADEKVRRAILFADDGAGTQVVSLGMKLAMFYLQAEGITLSVPASHVPSFLIGQTPLRRFRSNDGGYVHTDDTGFQILLNFRGPAGHFDSVSLQDVLQDRLPQDWARDRIVLIGTTASSGKDFFSTPYSGTLFHLNQRDRITGPTQTTGVEVHANITSQLLSAALYGRSPILVWAEPLEWLWVFFWSGVGAAYSWRLRSGAGTPTQTLLLSASWLFLAGGCLIGICYMAFLGNWWLPLVPALLALTGSAIVLTAYIANLEHIDRQLVMNLFERHVTPEIAEAIWRDRAQLLNQGQLPGRKLTATVLFADLRNFTPIAQHSDPEILMKWLNEYLEAMAQVVVAHGGVVDKFIGDSIMAVFGVPIPRTTTAAIAQDACHAVQCALAMGQTLEQLNQQWQTRGLPTVAMRVGISTGKVVAGSLGGFQKLDYTTIGDNVNVAARLEGYDKSFEKSVESGVCRILVSQETYQYIQGHFVTCFVASETLKGRDQLTRIYQVLPP, encoded by the coding sequence GTGAGTGAAGATCGTCACCAACCCTTCCGCTGGAAAACGATCCGTCAGCAGCTCTGGACCTGCCGTGTTGTCTGGCTTGCCAGCCCGATCCTGGCAGTCTGTGTGATGGCATTGCGGTTAACTGGGGGGTTACAGGCGGTGGAATGGGCAGTTTTGGACCAATTCTTTCGCTGGCGTCCGTTGGAGCCGCCTGACCCGCGCATTGTCATCGTTGGCATTCGTGAATCTGACCTGCAAACCCTGGGCTTTCCAGTCCCGGATCAGTTCCTGGCACAGGCACTGGAAAAAATACACCGGCAGCAACCCCGGGCGATCGGGCTGGACATTCTGCGAGACATGCCAGTAGAACCCGGACATACCGACCTGAAACGGGTATTTGAAACCATGCCCAACCTGGTTGGGGTTTATACCGTGGGGGACGGCGAACAGGAGGCCATTGCTCCCCCACCAGCCCTCCAGCGTCGGGGACTGGTCGGTTTCATTAATTTGCTGCCCGATGCCGATGAAAAGGTTCGGCGTGCCATTCTGTTTGCGGATGATGGGGCAGGAACCCAGGTGGTGAGTCTGGGGATGAAACTGGCGATGTTCTACCTCCAGGCAGAGGGAATAACGCTCTCGGTTCCTGCCAGTCATGTCCCGTCTTTTCTGATCGGACAGACGCCCCTGAGACGGTTTCGGTCAAATGATGGGGGCTACGTTCATACGGATGATACGGGCTTCCAGATTTTGCTGAACTTCCGGGGACCGGCTGGTCACTTTGATTCTGTTTCTTTGCAGGATGTCTTACAGGACCGGCTGCCTCAGGATTGGGCCCGCGATCGCATCGTCTTAATTGGCACCACTGCCAGCAGTGGCAAAGACTTCTTCTCAACTCCTTACAGCGGTACACTCTTTCATCTCAACCAGCGCGACCGGATCACGGGTCCCACCCAGACAACCGGGGTCGAAGTTCATGCCAACATTACCAGTCAACTGCTGAGTGCAGCGCTGTATGGGCGTTCTCCCATCCTGGTCTGGGCAGAACCGCTGGAATGGCTATGGGTATTCTTCTGGTCTGGTGTAGGAGCAGCCTATAGCTGGCGACTCCGCTCTGGGGCTGGTACACCGACCCAGACTTTGCTACTGTCTGCCAGTTGGTTGTTTCTGGCCGGCGGATGCCTGATCGGGATTTGCTACATGGCATTTCTGGGCAACTGGTGGTTGCCACTTGTTCCAGCACTGCTGGCGTTGACAGGTTCGGCGATCGTGCTGACTGCCTACATCGCTAACCTGGAACATATTGATCGCCAACTGGTGATGAATCTATTTGAACGTCACGTCACCCCAGAAATTGCCGAAGCCATATGGCGCGATCGCGCCCAGTTGTTGAACCAGGGACAACTGCCCGGACGCAAGCTGACGGCAACCGTATTGTTTGCTGACCTGCGAAATTTCACACCCATCGCTCAGCATAGCGACCCGGAAATTCTGATGAAATGGCTGAATGAGTATTTAGAAGCTATGGCACAGGTAGTGGTGGCTCATGGTGGTGTCGTCGATAAGTTCATTGGCGACTCGATTATGGCTGTATTTGGGGTGCCCATCCCACGGACAACAACAGCCGCGATCGCCCAGGACGCCTGCCACGCCGTACAGTGTGCCCTGGCAATGGGGCAAACCCTGGAACAGCTAAACCAGCAATGGCAGACCAGAGGGCTGCCAACCGTAGCCATGCGGGTAGGGATTTCCACCGGGAAAGTGGTTGCTGGCAGTCTGGGCGGTTTCCAGAAGCTGGACTACACCACGATTGGTGATAACGTCAACGTTGCTGCCCGGCTGGAGGGGTACGACAAGTCCTTTGAAAAATCAGTGGAGAGTGGCGTATGCCGCATTCTGGTCAGCCAGGAAACCTATCAATACATTCAGGGGCATTTTGTAACCTGCTTTGTCGCCAGCGAAACCTTAAAAGGGCGGGATCAATTGACCAGGATTTATCAGGTTCTGCCACCCTGA
- a CDS encoding two-partner secretion domain-containing protein, which produces MKPHFQQCCFWTFEWMGWLLMGGAIALSGQPAFAQSVIVPDNTLGAESSDYLRLSDFRTDFIVGGAIRERNLFHSFQEFNVAAGWSAYFDSPAGIQNILARVTGANQSLIDGTLGTFGGSRPNLFLINPNGIIFGPNASLDVGGSFLATTASAVLLGESGSFSASNPGSSNLLTVDPSALFFNALTPQATITNHSTATSTALGFALNGASDRPINGLQVLDGQSLLLVGGNLNLIPVEVGQNGGKLTAPGGRIELGSVAGEGTVGLIGNGPLWQLGFPSSLPRGSIVLAEQAEITAFAAGGSLAIQTHDLTLANGSGIFTGIGTGSGAIDSRAGDIRIDATGTVRIANGSAIGSGLLGGIGSSGNLQITGRTIEIENGTGISSFSVGQGNAGNVVIHATESISLVSQSAQVSGISSTVASLSGFSGIGDGGNVLLQAPTISLIGNAVVGTTNLFAEGNAGNIRLEASQGLLVSDGASIQAATYGIGNAGQIDLFAGNLTVANGAQLSSETFGIGNAGNIRIESPNQVTLTGSFQNDGRLPGGAFSRVQVGARGRGGDVQITARTLDVSSGAQLSASTFGTGDAGNIVIQVHDRTHFTGTSGDGLYPSAAFSTVESGATGRGGDVRVTTGTLVLSAGGQLLASTRGSGDAGNVLIEVGDRTTFGGTSANGWFPSAVFSNVILGAEGNGGNIQIRTGTLEVLQGGQIVANTQGKGNAGNVLIDVGDRAMLSGTSANGWFPSAVFSNVILGAEGNGGNIQIRTRTLDVLQGAQLIANTGGKGNAGNVLIDVGDRTTLSGTSANGWFTSAVFSNVVSGAEGDGGHVQIRTGTLEFLNGGQLVTSTQSKGNAGNVQVVARDRILLAGISGDGQSSSGIFSNVLVGAEGRGGDVRLVSESLELLDGSQLVTSTGGSGDAGNIVVDGMQTVRIGGTNPFTGRSSAFFTSTASPGSGGNIIVRTNAFRLTDGAVLDARTFADGNSGNITLDASTVDILRGGQLLAITEGRGRAGSITLNTRGRVTIAGTDPTFGERVGQFGNNVAPLSPNSGIYVRSQATGGAGDITVNATDFRLTQGILSAESATVDGGNIRLNLRDTLLLRQGSLISATAGTAQQGGNGGNITINAPGGFIIAIPEENSDIMANAFTGRGGNVNITAQGIFGLEFRERLTPLSDITASSEFGLAGVVQLNTPDVNVQNALTQLATAFVSPDRIIASSCIARRNRTQGSFVVTGTGGLPATPSGSMSGWYEMPDATTTASRRDRPVQTHPSAAVPATRRVAIAPWQPGDPIQEAEGMITLPDGRIVLGTSTQLLAVSDHLISPTTSPDFLCPPD; this is translated from the coding sequence ATGAAACCACATTTTCAGCAGTGCTGTTTCTGGACGTTTGAATGGATGGGGTGGTTGCTGATGGGCGGGGCGATCGCCCTCTCCGGTCAACCAGCCTTTGCTCAGAGCGTGATTGTGCCCGACAACACCCTGGGAGCCGAAAGCTCCGATTACCTGCGACTTTCTGACTTTAGAACTGATTTCATTGTTGGCGGAGCTATCCGGGAAAGAAATCTGTTCCACAGTTTCCAGGAATTCAACGTGGCTGCCGGATGGAGCGCTTATTTTGATAGTCCAGCAGGCATTCAGAATATTCTGGCGCGGGTCACGGGAGCCAACCAATCCCTGATCGACGGGACGCTCGGCACCTTTGGCGGTTCCCGGCCCAATCTGTTTCTGATCAACCCGAATGGCATCATTTTTGGTCCCAATGCCAGTCTGGATGTCGGGGGTTCTTTCCTTGCCACCACCGCCAGTGCTGTTCTGTTGGGCGAGTCTGGCAGTTTCAGTGCCTCCAACCCTGGTAGCAGCAATCTGCTCACTGTGGATCCTTCAGCCCTGTTTTTTAACGCCCTCACTCCCCAGGCAACCATCACCAACCATTCCACTGCCACCAGCACAGCTCTGGGATTTGCCCTGAATGGAGCGAGCGATCGCCCCATCAACGGGCTTCAGGTTCTGGATGGTCAAAGCCTGTTGCTGGTAGGTGGCAATCTCAATCTGATCCCCGTGGAAGTGGGACAAAACGGCGGAAAACTCACAGCACCGGGGGGGCGCATCGAGCTGGGCAGTGTTGCAGGCGAGGGAACTGTGGGGTTGATCGGCAATGGTCCTCTCTGGCAGTTAGGGTTTCCCAGCAGCCTGCCCAGGGGCAGCATTGTTCTGGCGGAGCAGGCTGAAATCACTGCGTTTGCAGCAGGGGGAAGTCTTGCCATTCAGACTCACGATCTCACCCTGGCCAACGGCAGTGGCATTTTTACAGGCATTGGAACTGGTTCAGGAGCTATCGATAGTCGAGCAGGGGATATTCGCATCGATGCTACGGGAACTGTGCGTATCGCCAATGGCAGTGCAATTGGTAGTGGTCTTCTGGGCGGTATTGGCAGTAGTGGCAACCTTCAGATTACGGGACGCACCATTGAAATTGAAAATGGCACTGGCATCTCATCGTTTAGCGTGGGACAGGGCAACGCGGGGAACGTGGTCATTCACGCCACTGAGTCCATTTCCCTGGTCAGTCAATCTGCACAGGTGAGCGGAATCTCCAGTACGGTTGCTTCTCTATCCGGTTTTTCAGGCATAGGAGATGGGGGAAATGTCCTCTTGCAGGCACCGACGATTTCCCTGATTGGGAATGCGGTGGTTGGAACCACCAATCTTTTTGCTGAGGGCAATGCAGGGAACATCCGGTTAGAAGCCTCCCAGGGGTTGCTGGTCAGCGATGGTGCTTCCATTCAGGCGGCAACCTATGGAATTGGCAATGCGGGTCAGATTGACCTCTTCGCTGGCAACCTGACCGTAGCGAACGGTGCCCAACTGAGTAGTGAAACCTTTGGGATTGGCAATGCGGGAAACATCCGGATTGAGTCACCGAATCAGGTGACCCTGACCGGCAGTTTTCAGAATGACGGACGCCTGCCGGGGGGGGCTTTCAGCCGGGTGCAGGTGGGGGCAAGAGGACGGGGCGGCGATGTTCAAATCACAGCCAGGACGCTGGATGTGTCAAGCGGTGCCCAATTGAGTGCCAGTACGTTTGGTACTGGCGACGCTGGCAATATTGTGATTCAGGTCCACGATCGCACCCACTTCACCGGCACCAGTGGGGATGGGCTATACCCCAGTGCAGCGTTCAGTACGGTAGAGTCGGGGGCAACGGGCAGGGGCGGTGATGTCCGGGTCACCACAGGAACGCTGGTGTTGTCTGCCGGGGGGCAATTGCTTGCCAGTACCCGGGGCAGCGGAGATGCCGGAAATGTGCTGATTGAGGTGGGCGATCGCACGACATTTGGGGGCACCAGTGCCAACGGCTGGTTCCCCAGTGCGGTGTTCAGCAATGTCATCCTGGGGGCGGAGGGGAATGGCGGCAATATCCAGATCAGAACCGGAACCCTGGAGGTGTTGCAGGGGGGGCAGATCGTGGCCAATACCCAGGGCAAAGGCAATGCGGGCAATGTCCTGATTGACGTGGGCGATCGGGCGATGCTTTCGGGCACCAGTGCCAATGGCTGGTTCCCCAGTGCGGTGTTCAGCAATGTCATCCTGGGAGCGGAAGGAAATGGCGGCAATATCCAGATCAGGACCAGAACTCTGGACGTGTTGCAGGGGGCACAACTGATCGCTAACACCGGAGGCAAAGGCAATGCCGGCAACGTCCTGATTGACGTGGGCGATCGCACCACACTTTCGGGCACCAGTGCCAACGGCTGGTTCACCAGTGCCGTGTTCAGCAATGTGGTCTCTGGCGCAGAAGGAGATGGCGGGCATGTCCAGATCAGGACCGGAACCCTGGAATTCTTGAATGGAGGCCAACTGGTGACCAGTACGCAGAGCAAAGGGAATGCTGGCAATGTGCAGGTTGTCGCCCGCGATCGCATTCTCCTGGCAGGCATCAGTGGGGATGGGCAGTCCTCCAGTGGCATATTCAGTAATGTGCTCGTTGGCGCAGAGGGCAGGGGCGGCGATGTCAGGCTGGTGTCAGAGTCCCTGGAGTTGCTGGACGGCTCACAACTGGTCACCAGTACTGGAGGAAGCGGAGATGCAGGCAATATTGTGGTGGATGGGATGCAAACCGTCCGGATTGGGGGAACCAACCCGTTCACCGGGCGTTCCAGTGCCTTCTTTACCTCCACAGCCTCTCCCGGTTCAGGGGGAAATATTATCGTGCGCACGAATGCATTTCGCCTGACCGATGGAGCCGTCCTGGATGCCCGCACCTTTGCCGATGGCAACAGTGGCAACATCACCCTCGATGCCAGCACCGTTGATATCCTTCGCGGGGGACAGCTTCTCGCCATTACCGAAGGCCGTGGACGAGCTGGCAGTATCACCCTCAACACCAGAGGACGAGTCACAATCGCTGGTACGGACCCGACCTTCGGCGAGCGGGTGGGTCAATTTGGTAACAACGTTGCCCCCCTCAGTCCCAACAGCGGCATCTATGTCCGCTCCCAGGCAACTGGTGGGGCAGGAGATATCACAGTGAATGCCACCGATTTTCGGCTTACGCAGGGCATTCTCAGTGCGGAATCGGCCACGGTGGATGGCGGCAATATCCGCCTTAATCTGCGAGACACCTTGCTGTTGCGCCAGGGTAGTCTGATCTCTGCCACCGCTGGGACGGCTCAGCAAGGCGGCAATGGTGGCAACATCACCATCAACGCCCCAGGAGGATTCATCATTGCCATCCCGGAGGAAAACAGCGACATCATGGCCAATGCCTTCACGGGACGGGGGGGGAACGTGAACATTACCGCCCAGGGGATCTTTGGGCTGGAGTTTCGAGAACGGCTGACACCCCTGAGTGACATCACCGCCAGTTCAGAATTTGGGCTGGCAGGGGTGGTGCAACTGAACACACCGGATGTGAATGTGCAGAATGCCCTGACCCAGTTGGCAACAGCGTTTGTCAGCCCGGATCGAATCATTGCCAGCAGTTGTATTGCCCGTCGCAATCGGACTCAGGGCAGTTTTGTCGTGACCGGCACCGGGGGATTGCCCGCCACCCCCTCTGGCAGTATGAGTGGCTGGTACGAGATGCCTGATGCCACCACCACCGCCAGTCGCCGCGATCGCCCGGTTCAAACTCACCCATCCGCCGCCGTTCCGGCTACCCGCCGAGTTGCGATCGCTCCCTGGCAACCGGGCGACCCGATTCAGGAAGCCGAAGGAATGATAACCCTGCCCGATGGGCGGATTGTCCTGGGCACCAGCACCCAACTGCTGGCAGTCAGCGATCACCTCATTTCCCCAACCACCTCACCAGACTTTCTTTGCCCACCTGATTAG
- a CDS encoding CHAT domain-containing protein: protein MPRFFQPSGYLRRFLASLVVSGLFGLVPGRSLTASVVAQLSGAGSLTQQGNQNYTAGDFKAAIARWEQALQQTSARQEQATIHTSLGRAYRQIGQLNQAIAHWQQAIQIYQSQPERTGRRSLAQVLTQQAQAYSELGQHQQAIARLQTAMDLATITGDPETQAIAQGALGRAYWGAGDYDGAIAAHNKAQSLARTLGHSDTLATLLNNLGNGYVSRAERSLYRAHTACLGGNNQTAAELITSLGQDVAAAQSSFHDSVAISQTLENGLTEARALLNLNRLRAQLPAPDLAAIRRDLQRLLTLLDAQPDSREKAFLLINLAESWLQMAEPDSTPATDRAATLASGLALQPLISSPVHLCDRLVNEAPAQSPVPTLGDQGAEFAQIEAILNRALTVTRHLGDGRTESYALGNLGRLYRYSQPDQALQLTIQAQLVAQNANAGDSLYRWQWQAGQLRRDRGEGLPAIASYRQAIATLKTIRSDIVAASRDLQFDFRDAVEPVYRELIELLLEQETGEGKQKAEERGEARGERRQKAEGKRQKAENRMAGRFYSSPFLEEVLDVLESLKLAELQNFFGDDCVEVAQFAGDRSPTGQDRTAVLYSVILNDRTDMILRLPGASTEANSPVAAGKAVPAAATPPADGRLIAYSVPLGGHQMQLEIDQLRRHLEDRATLEYRAQAEKLYDLLIRPLEAELAAAQPHTLVFVNDGALRNVPMAALYDGQQFLIEKYAVATTPGLRLTVRQSGDRSNLQALILGLTVQREQFAPLAFVSEETKEVKQILGGTRLLDGQFNVSELQAHLQKSSYPIVHIATHGKFGPDADSTYLLGFDGKLRLNELDNLLRLRPSLQPVELLTLSACETATGDNRAALGIAGVAVRAGVKSAVATLWTINDAATVPLITEFYRQLRQPQVTKAEALRQAQLTMLRSSQFEHTHPAVWSPFVLIGNWL, encoded by the coding sequence ATGCCCCGATTCTTTCAGCCTTCAGGTTATTTGAGACGGTTTCTGGCAAGTCTGGTTGTTTCCGGTTTATTCGGTCTTGTGCCAGGGCGATCGCTGACCGCATCCGTAGTTGCCCAACTGTCTGGTGCTGGTTCACTCACCCAGCAGGGGAACCAGAATTACACGGCAGGCGATTTCAAAGCCGCGATCGCCCGCTGGGAACAGGCCCTTCAACAAACCTCTGCCAGGCAGGAGCAGGCAACCATCCATACCAGCCTGGGACGAGCTTACCGTCAGATTGGGCAGTTAAACCAGGCGATCGCCCACTGGCAGCAGGCCATTCAGATCTACCAGTCACAGCCAGAGAGGACAGGTCGTCGCTCCCTGGCACAGGTTCTGACCCAGCAGGCGCAGGCATACAGCGAACTGGGGCAACATCAGCAGGCCATTGCACGGCTCCAGACGGCTATGGATCTGGCAACCATCACAGGCGATCCGGAGACCCAGGCGATCGCCCAGGGTGCTCTGGGCAGAGCCTACTGGGGGGCTGGGGATTACGACGGGGCGATTGCTGCCCACAATAAAGCTCAGTCCCTTGCCAGAACGCTGGGGCATTCTGATACCCTCGCCACACTTCTGAATAATCTGGGCAATGGGTATGTCAGTCGGGCTGAGCGGTCCCTCTATCGGGCACATACTGCCTGCCTGGGGGGCAACAACCAGACCGCCGCTGAATTAATCACCAGTCTGGGACAGGATGTGGCTGCCGCTCAGAGTAGTTTCCATGACAGTGTGGCAATCAGTCAAACGCTGGAGAATGGACTGACCGAAGCCAGGGCGCTCCTGAATCTGAACCGACTGCGGGCACAGTTGCCCGCTCCAGACCTGGCGGCCATCCGCCGCGATCTCCAGCGGCTCCTTACCCTGCTGGACGCCCAACCAGACTCCCGAGAAAAGGCATTCCTGCTGATTAATCTGGCAGAAAGCTGGTTACAGATGGCAGAGCCGGATTCCACTCCAGCAACCGATAGGGCAGCAACTCTGGCAAGTGGTCTGGCATTGCAACCGCTGATTTCCTCGCCGGTTCATCTCTGCGATCGCCTGGTCAATGAGGCACCCGCCCAATCTCCGGTACCCACTCTCGGCGACCAGGGAGCAGAGTTCGCTCAAATTGAAGCGATCTTAAACCGGGCACTCACGGTCACCCGCCACCTGGGGGATGGACGGACGGAGTCCTATGCCCTGGGGAATCTGGGACGCCTGTATCGCTACAGCCAGCCCGATCAGGCGCTGCAACTGACGATCCAGGCACAACTGGTCGCCCAGAATGCTAACGCGGGGGATAGCCTGTATCGCTGGCAATGGCAGGCAGGGCAACTCCGCCGCGACCGGGGAGAAGGGCTGCCCGCGATCGCCTCCTACCGCCAGGCGATCGCCACCCTGAAAACCATTCGCAGTGATATCGTCGCTGCCAGTCGGGATTTGCAGTTTGATTTCCGGGACGCGGTAGAACCTGTTTACCGGGAGTTGATTGAACTGTTGCTGGAGCAGGAAACTGGAGAGGGAAAACAGAAGGCGGAAGAGAGGGGAGAGGCGAGAGGGGAGAGGAGACAGAAGGCAGAAGGCAAAAGGCAGAAGGCAGAAAACAGGATGGCAGGCAGGTTTTACTCGTCTCCCTTTCTGGAAGAGGTGCTGGATGTTCTGGAGTCCCTCAAACTGGCGGAGTTGCAAAACTTTTTTGGGGATGATTGTGTAGAAGTTGCCCAATTCGCTGGCGATCGCAGCCCCACCGGGCAGGATCGAACTGCCGTTCTGTACTCGGTCATTCTCAACGACCGGACTGACATGATCCTGCGACTGCCAGGAGCTTCTACAGAAGCAAATTCCCCGGTGGCAGCAGGTAAGGCTGTGCCAGCAGCGGCAACCCCACCTGCGGACGGTCGGCTGATTGCCTATTCGGTGCCCCTGGGTGGGCACCAGATGCAACTGGAAATTGATCAGCTACGCCGACACCTGGAAGACCGGGCAACCCTGGAGTACCGTGCCCAGGCAGAGAAGCTCTACGATTTACTGATCCGTCCCCTGGAAGCGGAACTGGCCGCCGCGCAGCCCCATACCCTGGTGTTTGTCAACGATGGAGCCTTGCGGAATGTGCCAATGGCGGCACTCTATGATGGCCAGCAATTTCTGATTGAGAAGTATGCTGTTGCCACCACACCGGGACTGCGTTTGACGGTGCGGCAATCGGGCGATCGCTCCAATCTGCAAGCATTGATCCTGGGTTTGACCGTGCAACGAGAACAGTTTGCCCCACTCGCGTTTGTCAGTGAAGAAACGAAAGAAGTCAAGCAAATTCTGGGAGGCACCCGGTTGCTGGATGGTCAATTTAATGTCTCTGAGCTTCAGGCACACCTGCAAAAAAGCAGCTACCCCATTGTCCACATTGCCACCCACGGTAAGTTTGGTCCCGATGCCGACAGCACCTACCTGCTGGGGTTTGATGGCAAGCTGCGCCTGAATGAGCTGGATAATCTGCTGCGACTGCGTCCCAGTCTGCAACCGGTGGAACTGCTGACCCTGAGTGCCTGTGAAACAGCTACAGGGGATAATCGGGCGGCTCTGGGAATTGCTGGAGTGGCTGTGCGGGCAGGGGTCAAGAGTGCTGTGGCAACTCTGTGGACGATTAACGATGCCGCCACCGTACCGCTGATCACGGAGTTTTACCGGCAGTTGCGCCAGCCCCAGGTGACCAAAGCCGAAGCCTTAAGACAGGCGCAACTCACCATGTTGCGCAGTTCTCAGTTTGAACACACCCACCCCGCTGTCTGGTCACCGTTTGTGTTGATTGGCAACTGGCTATAG